GGCGACGGAGCGGCGTCGGGCGGCGCTCCGTACGTAGGCGAGCCGCTTGGCGGACTCCGGTGTGACGATGTCCCTGTCCGGGTGGAGAGCAGTCTCGGACGGCAACGCGGACCCGGTGTGCTGCCCTCGGGTCCAGGCCGGCGTTTCGGGCGCAGCCCCGGGTTCCGACGCCGATGTCCCGAGGCGGGCCGTGGCCTGGTGCGGGAGGACGGCGGTGACGTGGAACCCGCCTTCGTACGGCCCGGTCCGCAAGGAGCCGCCAAGGACCGTCACCCGCTCCCGAAGCCCTGTCAGTCCCCGGCGGCCGACGCCGCCCGCCTGGTCTTCGGCCGCGTGTGCCGGTCCGTCAGCCGGCGGGGCGGCGTTGACGACGCTCACGCGGGTACGGTCGGCCTCGTGTGTGATCCGCACCCGGATCGTACTGTCCGACGCGTGCTTCACGGCATTGGTGAGGGCCTCCTGCACCACCCGGTACATCCCGCGCTCGACCAGCGGGGACAGCGTGGGCACCGCCCCGCGCCGCTCCCAGCGCACCGGCACCCCGGAGGCGACCGCCCGTCCGAGGAGGTCCTCGACGGTGTCGTTGAGAGGCAGGCCCGCACCTGTTTGCGTGCCAGCCGGGTCGTGCAGGACGGCGACGGTCTCCCGCAGCTGCTCCACTGCGTCCGCGATCGTCCCGCGCAGCTCGGCGACGTCGGTGCGGTCGCGGTCCGTGAGGTCGGGGGAGAGTTCCAGGGCCCCGGCGCGCAGAGCGACCAGGCTCAGGGCGTGGCCGAGGGAGTCGTGCATGTCGGCCGCGATGTCCGCGCGTTCGGTCAGCCGCGCCCGCTCCGCGACCAGGTGTTGCCGCTCTTCCAGGCTCCGGGCCAGCCGCCAGCCCTCCCGTACGAGTTCGCGCCGGCCGCGCCAGTGCCGTCCGGCCAGCCAGGGCAGCAGAAGGGCGGCGGGCAGCACGGTCAGCGCGTAGAACCACCAGACGGCCTGCGTCCGCAGCACCGCGCACGTCGCGAGATCGGCCGCGAGGCACCCGGCGAGCACCAGGAGCGGGCGGCGTGCCGCGGCGACCCGGGCGCCCAGCAGACAACTCACGGCGGCCAACGACAGGACGTGGGCGTTGGCGGGGGTCGCGGAGTCGGCCAGGCCCAGCGCGCACAGCCCGTTGACGAGGACGACCGCAGCCCCCGGTCGGCGGCGGGACAGCGGTACGGCCACCGCCAGGACGGCCAACGGGAGGAGCAGGTCCAGGACCAGCGACGCCGCGCCCGCTTCCCGGAACCCGTAGCCGGTGGCGGCGGCGAGCACGCCCCACAGGGCCACGTCACCGCGTATGGACCTGGCTGGGGGTATGCGCGTGTGCAGCATGGCGCGTCGACTGTCCTTTCGATGTACGTCCTTCACTTGCCCGGGTCGATTCTGTGGGACGGGCCCGGACGCCCGACGAGGGGGTGGGCACGGTGAGGGCGTCCGGGCGGGTTCCGACGCGGGGTCAGGCGTCCCGGCGGCGCAGGACGTACAGGCCGATCAGGTGCGCGGTCGCGGCCCACGCCGCCACGATCAGGACCGCCGTCCCCGGCGTGTACGGGGCCTCGGCGCCGATGCGCATGAAGTGGTCTCCGGATCCGTGCGGCAGATGGTCGTTGACGTCCGCGAGCGTCCGGCCTCCGAGCCCCAGGAGCACGCTCGGCAGTGCCCACAGGAGTGTGACGAGGATCGAGAGCGTGCCGGCCGGGTGGCGCGTGGCGAACGCCACCCCGACGGTCAGGACAGCGACCAACGCCTGGTAGAGACCGACCGCGAGGACCTGCCGGAGGCTCGGGCCTGCCTCGAAGGAAGCCCGTCCGTCGAACGCCACCCAGGCCACCGCCGTGCCCACGACGGCGAACGTGGTGCCGGCGACGAACGCGACCACGGCCGCCACCAGTGCCTTCGCCGCCTGGACCCGATGCCGCCGGGGCACCCACAGCAAGGAAGCCCGCACGCTCCCCGTCGAGTATTCGGAGGTCACCGCGACCGTGGCCAGGACGACGACGGCGAACTGGGCGAGGACGGCGGAGGAGGCCGCCGCGTTCCCGACGGGCTGGATCGGATGCCCGTTGATGCGGGCGATCGAGGCGTAGTAGTAGGTGAAGACGCCGGTGATCGCGAGGCCCGCCAGAAGGCAGAGATAGGGGGATCGGACGGACCACAGTTTGGTCCATTCGGAGGCGATCGCCCCGGCGAAGCCACCGGGTGCGCCCCGGCCAGGGGTGTCGGGCACGGCCCGGGGCGGGGCCGTCCGCCCGTCGGCTGTCGTCGTCGTGGTCACTGTCGTCCCCCTTCGTTCGGCGCTGCGGCCGCGTCGGTCGTGTCCGCGCCTCTGCCGCCCGTTGTGTACTCGACGCTGCGCGCGGTCAGGTCCATGTAGGCCTGCTCCAGCGAAACCCGGACGTCGCTCAGCTGGTGCAACCGGACCCGGCAGTGGTGGGCCAGGTCGCCGATCTCGGCGGCGGTGCGGCCCTCGACGGTGAGTTCGCCGGACGCGGACGTCTCGACACTCACCCCGTCAGCCGTCATCAGGCGACGGACCAGCGTCGCCCGCTCCCCAGCGTCGGGCACCACGGCGCGCGCCGACGCGGGAGAGGCGGCAGCGAGGAACTCCGTCATGGAGATGTTGCTCAGCAGCCGGCCACGTCCGATGACGACGAGATGGTCGGCCGTCAGCTGCATCTCGCTCATCAGATGGCTGGAGAGGAAAACGGTGCGTCCTTCCGCCGCCCGGTCACGGACGAGCCGGCGGATCCACCGCACGCCGTCCGGGTCGAGGCCGTTGACCGGCTCGTCCAGGACGAGTACCGGCGGATCGCCGAGCAGGGCGCCCGCCACCCCGAGTCGCCCGCTCATGCCGAGCGAGTATGTGCCGGTCGGCCGCCGGGCCGCCTTGGTCAGGCCCACCGTCTCCAGTACCTCGTCCACGCGGCGTACCGGGATGCCGTTTGCCCGGGCTTGGGCGACGAGGTGTGTGCGGCCGGTACGGGCCGGGTGGACGGCCCGGGCGTCCAGCATCGCGCCGACCGCACACAGCGGCCGTCGCAGGTCCGCGTAGGGCCGGCCGGCGATCAGGGCCTGCCCGCGGGTGGGGTGGTCCAGGCCCAGGATCATGCGCATCGTGGTGGACTTCCCGGCCCCGTTGGGGCCGAGGAAGCCGGTCACGCGGCCGGCCTGGACGTTGAGTGTCAGCTCGTCCACGGCGAGGGTGTCGCCATAGCGTTTGGTGAGTCCTTGGAGGGTGATCACGGAGTTCCTTCATGTCGGTGGCGGACCGCGGAATACAGCACGCGGAAGTCGACGGTGGTGCACACCGGCCGACGCGTGGTGGGCCTGGCCCGGGGGCGGACGCCTCGTTTCCCGTACGGAAGCGACGCTAGGAGTCCGCGGCGTCGGCGCCCATCGGTCGAACGGCAGCTGCGTCCTGCCTTTCGTCGGGGGTGTGCCCCGACCCGGGGCGGATCTGTGGGGCTTGCCGTTCGCACGGTGGTGCGTCGGCCGTAGGCTCGCCGCGTGGAAGAGACGACACCGAGCAGCCGACCGGTCCGGGTCCTGGTGGCCGACGACGAGGCGATGGTCCGGGCGGGTGTGCGGGCCATCCTCACCAGGGACCCGCATGTCGAAGTGGTCGCCGAGGCGGGTGACGGGCACGAGGCCATCGCGCTCACCCGCCGGTACCGGCCGGACGTGGTCCTGTTGGACATCCAGATGCCCGGCTTGGACGGGCTGACGGCAGCGGCGCGCCTCCACCGAGAGCCGACGGCGGTCGGTGTGATCATGCTGACTACCTTCGGTCAGGACGAGTACGTCACCCGCGCCCTGGAGGAGGGCGCCGACGGCTTCCTGCTGAAGGCGGACGACCCGAGGGAACTGCTCAACGGGGTACGGGCGGTGGGAGCCGGCGGGGCCTACCTGTCCCCACGGGTCGCCGGCCGAGTCATCGCCGGGCTGCGCGCGCACCGGGCGGCACATCCTCACCGCTCGCTGGAGCGACTCACGGAACGGGAGCGCGAGGTGCTGGCCGGACTCGGGACGGGGCTGTCCAACGCGGAGATCGCGAGCCGGCTGCACCTGGTCGAGGGCACGGTGAAGGCGCACGTCAGCGCGGTGCTCGCGAAGCTGGGCGCGCGCAACCGGGTGGAGGCGGCCATCTCCGCGTACGAGGCCGGCCTGGTCCCGCCACGCCCCCGCTGACCCGGTGTCAGCGTCCCGCCGAGTGCCGATCAGTCCTTGGCCACAGAAGTACCTGGGCACCTGAGGGTGGCGCGGTGGCGCCCGCCAGCTTGTCGTCACACCTCAACAACGTTCCGCCCCGCCGAGGTACCCGGTTCAGCCCGGCGGCGTGCGGCGGGATCACGCTGCGCGACGTGTCGGGCGACCGCGTCGACGCCGGGGCGGGCGTACCGCTCCAGGGAACGGACGGAGGCGTGGCGTATCCCGAAGCCGTCACCGCGGCGCACACCGACTTCGCCGCCCTCCAGGCCGTCGGGGGCCTTCCGGGACAGGCGCCTGGAAGCGCGAAGGAGTTGGCCAGCATCTCCGGGCCAGCTCACGAAGACCATGATCAATCTCAGCGCCAGCCACGGTTCCATTGATCCCCGGGGCCGTCCTCTACGGCCACGGGGCCAATGCGTTCGCGACGTACCCGGGAATCACCCGGGCGAAGAAGGCGAACCACCTGTGGCTGCCCCTGGCCGCCATCGAGGGCGAGACCACCCGGGCCCAGCACGGCAGGGCGCGCTCGGAGACCGAGCAGCTGCACCGCGCCATCAACGCGTTCGCCCACTTCCTGAACCAGTCGACGCCGGATGGGCTGATCAGCCACGAACTGCGGGCCCCGGCCGAGCCCGTAGCGGCGGCACCCCGGCAGACCGAGCACGTCCAGCTCCCGGAGCAGGCACCCGGCCCGCCACCCCGGCGCGTCTCCGCACGCGCCGCACGGGCGGTGTCCCCGTCCGTCGCGCAAGCCCGTTGGCGCGAGGCCGAGCGGCAGGCCCAGCTGCGTACGCCGCTCGTCGACACCGGCCTCGCCCCCGAGCCGGACCCCCAGCCCGCCGGCGCCCCCGGCATTCCCGACGTCGTCGGCGACGTCGCCGGGGACCACCAGGAGCAAGCCGCCGAACACGCCGAGATGAGCGACGCGCAGCGCGCGCAGCTGGACCGGCTCAGGCTGGACAGCGAGATGCGGGCCGTTCCGCGATGGGAGCTGCGCCCGTACGGCACGTACAGCGACAGCAACCTGCGGGCGGCGATCAGCGGGTTCCTCGATGACGCCGAGGAGGCCGAGGAGAGGGCCGCCGAGGCAGTGGAAGCGTTCCGAGTTCTCCACGAGCGGATGGAGCAGGAGAGGGAGGAAGGCGCCAGCCGCGGCGCCAAGTGGGCGCAGGACGCTGGCGCTGTCCTCGACACCGCCGTCGGCCACCTCACCAAAGCGGT
The Streptomyces sp. NBC_00091 genome window above contains:
- a CDS encoding sensor histidine kinase, which encodes MLHTRIPPARSIRGDVALWGVLAAATGYGFREAGAASLVLDLLLPLAVLAVAVPLSRRRPGAAVVLVNGLCALGLADSATPANAHVLSLAAVSCLLGARVAAARRPLLVLAGCLAADLATCAVLRTQAVWWFYALTVLPAALLLPWLAGRHWRGRRELVREGWRLARSLEERQHLVAERARLTERADIAADMHDSLGHALSLVALRAGALELSPDLTDRDRTDVAELRGTIADAVEQLRETVAVLHDPAGTQTGAGLPLNDTVEDLLGRAVASGVPVRWERRGAVPTLSPLVERGMYRVVQEALTNAVKHASDSTIRVRITHEADRTRVSVVNAAPPADGPAHAAEDQAGGVGRRGLTGLRERVTVLGGSLRTGPYEGGFHVTAVLPHQATARLGTSASEPGAAPETPAWTRGQHTGSALPSETALHPDRDIVTPESAKRLAYVRSAARRRSVAAFAAPVAAAAFFVPAAVYLAWQLTTSVLPPSRFDELTTGRPRTELAPLLPARAFPYPPDHARSAPRPPGATCEFYRSGRDLLDQVDLYRLCWSGTTLVAKDTVPASQP
- a CDS encoding ABC transporter permease; amino-acid sequence: MTTTTTADGRTAPPRAVPDTPGRGAPGGFAGAIASEWTKLWSVRSPYLCLLAGLAITGVFTYYYASIARINGHPIQPVGNAAASSAVLAQFAVVVLATVAVTSEYSTGSVRASLLWVPRRHRVQAAKALVAAVVAFVAGTTFAVVGTAVAWVAFDGRASFEAGPSLRQVLAVGLYQALVAVLTVGVAFATRHPAGTLSILVTLLWALPSVLLGLGGRTLADVNDHLPHGSGDHFMRIGAEAPYTPGTAVLIVAAWAATAHLIGLYVLRRRDA
- a CDS encoding ATP-binding cassette domain-containing protein codes for the protein MITLQGLTKRYGDTLAVDELTLNVQAGRVTGFLGPNGAGKSTTMRMILGLDHPTRGQALIAGRPYADLRRPLCAVGAMLDARAVHPARTGRTHLVAQARANGIPVRRVDEVLETVGLTKAARRPTGTYSLGMSGRLGVAGALLGDPPVLVLDEPVNGLDPDGVRWIRRLVRDRAAEGRTVFLSSHLMSEMQLTADHLVVIGRGRLLSNISMTEFLAAASPASARAVVPDAGERATLVRRLMTADGVSVETSASGELTVEGRTAAEIGDLAHHCRVRLHQLSDVRVSLEQAYMDLTARSVEYTTGGRGADTTDAAAAPNEGGRQ
- a CDS encoding response regulator transcription factor — encoded protein: MEETTPSSRPVRVLVADDEAMVRAGVRAILTRDPHVEVVAEAGDGHEAIALTRRYRPDVVLLDIQMPGLDGLTAAARLHREPTAVGVIMLTTFGQDEYVTRALEEGADGFLLKADDPRELLNGVRAVGAGGAYLSPRVAGRVIAGLRAHRAAHPHRSLERLTEREREVLAGLGTGLSNAEIASRLHLVEGTVKAHVSAVLAKLGARNRVEAAISAYEAGLVPPRPR